In Rutidosis leptorrhynchoides isolate AG116_Rl617_1_P2 chromosome 2, CSIRO_AGI_Rlap_v1, whole genome shotgun sequence, one genomic interval encodes:
- the LOC139894281 gene encoding disease resistance protein ADR2-like: protein MEPRCEEIMSWLNRYNSEFLAICGMGGSGKTTLAKYIFNSSLKYFENTSFIEDIGSRCKGVNDLVKVQEQLLKDILGGKKRKIPGVSRGTFKIEEVMQTKRTLIVLDDIVERGQILALLGSGKINAQSKIIITTRNNTDNWFDFSYRRCQKYQMKLLNDDESLELLCRHAFGSKNPISGFEDLALMAVRYCEGNPLALEVLGSSLFKNNSYETWTSQLNLLKKDIDSRLQDILKKSYMSLPYESEKELFLHIACFFIGKDLDYVITILEHDYSAATGIKTLINRYLVSVSPNKKLVMHRLIQEMGKNIVRQESTKFPEKRSRVWLSSESYKILSKGKGSDTMEGLALDMQILSDEKFASGVQKTWKSSELNTDALKKMDNLKLLQLNSVQLHGSYENFSEDLKWLCWFRFHLRTIPSDLYMGNLVAIDMSYSNLEVFEPPMVIRSLKILNLKDSQNLIEIRNIYKIPHLEALILWNCYSLVYVCETIGDLTCLELLNMTGCNNLLNRDRTNQSVGLNASTSRETVSIPKFSFPHSLNRLFLEYCYLECNDSFPLSFTDQPYLQYLNLSNSLFDFLPPYSHLKDLRVLDLSLCSRLVNLLNLPGTLAELYVYYCQSLEKISFDTHQFNLLEIGYEGCVSLYEIEGFIKLLPIAELDESDLGHLKWLKEYQNDTMCLVGDDELTIGRSHNIQMLYEFDIMSTSLPNIKDPDLWPDYKSESASLSFYVPLCPKGKKLKGVNLTVKYTLSGDDWVWFAKISTTNNFDVMYNPKIFGKPENGDFGIWLSYWPIGNELKAGDKVNVYITAMSGFHAYECGVSLVYTDDRANKGTIENNMGWVNLSGFQLSTGAYYLCRRDFVELMEVGRLTPLWFSFLVGDTIDYTEVRGWRKTGRPKQVNPSFTELKTVRCIFDGPQLEDVYKITEISKLSHVDKPVQFTPSSFEQEKKSGRRSELIDEAIEEIYDRVEVLSDFDEIIDDRVEFLSDDGSIYSYLGEKPRYSYELDKTYNKQGKGMSKAFESDEITESSSSPYKETVKSVVTGEVIGQKTRKFVLGVKVSSQSKKRKVIKALSALQGIQSIDVNTVDGTLTITGDDVNIMRVLFILGKLHVEARIISDEPVEEHETETGPVDESEKEKRTGSSSKNITGCSIL from the exons ATGGAACCTCGATGCGAGGAGATCATGTCCTGGTTAAATAGATACAATTCTGAATTTTTAGCTATTTGTGGCATGGGTGGAAGTGGCAAGACTACATTGGCCAAGTATATCTTTAATTCTAGTTTGAAGTATTTTGAAAACACGAGTTTTATAGAAGACATTGGTAGTAGGTGTAAAGGAGTTAATGATTTGGTTAAGGTACAAGAACAACTTCTCAAAGATATTTTAGGAGGAAAAAAGAGAAAAATACCCGGTGTTTCTCGAGGTACGTTTAAAATAGAGGAGGTTATGCAAACAAAAAGGACACTTATTGTTCTTGATGACATTGTTGAGCGTGGCCAGATATTAGCATTACTTGGATCTGGGAAAATTAATGCACAAAGCAAGATTATAATTACAACTAGAAATAATACAGATAATTGGTTTGACTTCTCATATCGAAGGTGTCAAAAGTATCAAATGAAGTTATTGAATGATGATGAATCATTAGAGCTTTTATGTCGTCATGCATTTGGATCCAAAAACCCTATCTCAGGTTTTGAGGACCTTGCATTAATGGCTGTACGATACTGTGAAGGTAATCCGTTGGCTCTTGAAGTGCTGGGTTCATCTCTTTTCAAGAACAATTCATATGAAACATGGACTAGTCAACTGAATTTATTAAAAAAGGATATTGATTCTCGACTTCAAGATATACTCAAAAAAAGCTATATGTCATTGCCGTATGAATCTGAGAAAGAGTTGTTTTTGCATATTGCTTGTTTCTTTATTGGCAAAGATTTGGATTATGTGATAACCATATTGGAGCATGATTACTCTGCAGCAACTGGGATCAAAACCTTAATTAACAGATATCTTGTTtctgtttcaccaaacaaaaaactCGTGATGCATCGATTGATTCAAGAGATGGGGAAAAATATAGTCCGTCAAGAATCGACAAAATTCCCTGAAAAGAGAAGTAGAGTTTGGCTTAGTAGCGAGTCTTATAAGATATTGAGCAAAGGAAAA GGTTCAGACACAATGGAAGGTTTAGCACTTGACATGCAAATACTGAGTGATGAGAAGTTTGCTTCTGGGGTTCAAAAAACATGGAAG TCATCAGAGCTTAATACAGATGCACTTAAAAAGATGGATAACCTAAAATTGCTCCAGCTAAATTCTGTGCAACTCCATGGATCGTATGAGAATTTTTCTGAAGACCTAAAATGGCTTTGCTGGTTCAGATTCCACTTAAGAACCATACCCTCCGACTTATACATGGGAAACTTGGTTGCTATAGATATGAGCTATAGCAACTTGGAAGTATTTGAACCCCCTATG GTTATTCGGTCATTGAAGATATTGAATCTTAAAGATTCCCAAAATCTTATAGAGATCCGGAATATATACAAAATCCCTCATCTTGAGGCTTTGATTCTTTGGAACTGTTACAGCCTGGTTTATGTTTGTGAAACCATCGGAGACCTAACGTGTCTTGAACTATTGAACATGACAGGGTGTAACAACCTCTTGAACAGGGACAGAACAAATCAGTCAGTAGGGCTAAACGCTTCTACGTCCCGAGAAACAGTTTCAATACCTAAATTTTCCTTCCCGCATTCATTAAATCGGTTATTCCTCGAATACTGTTATCTTGAATGTAACGATTCATTTCCTTTGAGTTTCACTGATCAGCCATATTTGCAGTACTTAAATTTAAGCAATAGTCTTTTTGACTTTTTGCCTCCCTATAGTCATCTTAAAGATCTTCGGGTCCTTGACTTGAGTCTATGTTCAAGACTTGTAAATCTTCTAAACCTACCCGGTACACTTGCAGAACTGTATGTATATTACTGTCAGTCATTGGAGAAAATAAGTTTTGATACACATCAATTCAATTTACTAGAGATCGGTTATGAAGGTTGTGTTAGTTTGTATGAAATTGAAGGCTTTATAAAATTGTTACCAATAGCTGAACTAGATGAAAGTGATTTGGGACACTTGAAGTGGcttaaagaatatcaaaacgacaCCATGTGTCTTGTTGGTGATGATGAGCTCACTATTGGCAGAAGTCATAACATCCAG ATGTTGTACGAATTCGATATAATGAGCACATCTCTACCAAACATAAAGGATCCAGACTTGTGGCCTGATTATAAATCAGAATCGGCATCTTTGTCTTTTTATGTACCTCTGTGTCCAAAGGGTAAGAAGCTCAAAGGAGTAAATTTAACAGTCAAATATACTCTATCCGGTGATGATTGGGTGTGGTTTGCTAAGATCAGTACAACTAACAACTTTGATGTGATGTACAACCCCAAAATATTTGGCAAACCTGAAAATGGTGACTTTGGAATATGGTTAAGCTATTGGCCAATTGGAAACGAATTGAAAGCTGGAGATAAAGTTAATGTTTATATAACTGCAATGAGTGGATTTCATGCGTACGAATGTGGTGTGAGCCTTGTTTACACTGATGATAGAGCAAATAAGGGAACCATCGAAAATAACATGGGATGGGTAAATTTATCTGGATTTCAACTTAGCACGGGGGCATACTACCTTTGTCGCCGTGATTTCGTTGAGTTGATGGAGGTTGGTAGATTAACTCCCCTTTGGTTTAGTTTTTTAGTTGGTGATACAATTGACTACACCG AGGTGAGAGGATGGAGAAAAACTGGTCGACCGAAACAAGTTAATCCATCTTTTACAGAGTTGAAAACTGTTAGATGCATCTTTGATGGTCCTCAATTG GAGGATGTTTACAAGATCACAGAGATCTCCAAATTATCTCATGTTGATAAACCAGTACAGTTCACACCAAGCTCGTTTGAGCAGGAAAAGAAATCAGGCCGTAGATCTGAATTGATTGATGAAGCTATAGAG GAAATTTACGATCGAGTGGAGGTTTTGTCTGATTTTGATGAGATAATTGATGATCGAGTGGAGTTTTTATCAGATGATGGATCTATATATAGTTATCTCGGGGAGAAACCTCGTTACTCATAT GAACTAGATAAGACGTACAACAAACAGGGTAAAGGCATGTCAAAAGCATTCGAATCAGATGAGATAACTGAGTCATCTTCAAGTCCTTATAAGGAGACAGTAAAATCGGTGGTGACGGGTGAAGTTATTGGGCAGAAAACCAGG AAATTTGTGCTGGGAGTGAAAGTAAGCAGTCAAAGTAAGAAACGTAAGGTGATAAAGGCGTTATCTGCTCTTCAGGGCATCCAATCGATCGATGTTAATACAGTAGATGGGACTCTAACTATTACAGGAGATGATGTCAATATTATGAGAGTGTTGTTTATATTAGGTAAACTTCATGTGGAAGCACGGATTATAAGTGATGAACCTGTTGAAGAACATGAAACTGAAACTGGGCCTGTAGACGAatcagaaaaagaaaaaagaaCGGGATCAAGTTCGAAAAACATCACAGGCTGTTCGATATTATAA